The Temnothorax longispinosus isolate EJ_2023e chromosome 7, Tlon_JGU_v1, whole genome shotgun sequence genome contains a region encoding:
- the Ciao1 gene encoding NIF3-like protein 1 isoform X2 produces the protein MLKRLYNVGLSCENFYFRYRYIRQYKTVRAMSHTAENKGMPLKDVVSAMNKFADTSLAASWDNVGLLVEPTEPKIVSHILLTNDLTEDVMDEAVRLKTDLIVTYHPLIFAPLKSITTASWKERIVARCLENKIAVFSPHSSFDSVKGGVNDWLAEAFELESSNPIQPNESNATYGFGRLCTLKSRISIDEAVNLVKQRTNLKYVRLARARGTDGYINTVALCAGSGVSVLKGISADLYLTGEMLHHDVLDAAHQGIHVILTNHSDSERGFLKIFASILKRSLEKPVEVCVSESDEDPLQTV, from the exons GTACGCGCGATGAGTCACACTGCAGAAAACAAAGGCATGCCGTTGAAGGATGTTGTGAGCGCAATGAACAAGTTTGCGGACACGTCGCTGGCAGCTTCTTGGGATAATGTTGGATTACTGGTTGAACCTACGGAACCGAAGATTGTGtcgcatattttattaacaaatgatTTAACCGAAGATGTCATGGATGAAGCTGTCAGATTAAAAACCGATTTGATCGTCACGTATCATCCGCTAATATTTGCTCCGTTGAAATCTATCACAACTGCATCTTGGAAG GAACGAATAGTAGCGAGGTGTCTAGAAAATAAGATCGCTGTCTTCTCTCCGCACAGCAGTTTTGATTCTGTGAAAGGCGGTGTAAACGATTGGCTAGCAGAAGCTTTCG agcTCGAGAGTAGCAATCCGATTCAGCCAAACGAGAGTAACGCGACTTATGGATTTGGAAGGTTGTGTACCTTGAAGAGCCGAATATCTATCGACGAAGCGGTAAATTTAGTAAAGCAACGAACTAATCTGAAGTACGTAAGATTGGCACGTGCGCGCGGTACAG atgGTTACATTAATACCGTTGCATTATGTGCCGGATCGGGCGTGTCGGTATTGAAAGGAATATCTGCAGACTTGTATCTGACGGGAGAAATGTTGCATCACGATGTATTGGACGCTGCGCATCAAGGGATTCATGTTATACTAACGAATCATTCTGATTCAGAACGCGGTTTTCTAAAGATATTTGCTTCGATATTAAAGCGCAGCTTGGAAAAACCTGTCGAGGTGTGCGTCTCCGAAAGTGACGAGGATCCACTACAAACCGTGTAA